CGCCCTCGTCGCAGGCCTCCTTCCAAAACGCCGTCATCCACTTGACCGCCTCGACCGTGTTCCTGGAGTTCAGCACCACCTTCTTCCCGGTCGTGTCGGTCTCGGCGCCGCCGAAGGTCCACGTCAGCGGATAGGACCAGGTCGGTGCGTCGTTGACGGTGTGGCCGAGCGTCTGGCCGAAGGGCTTGCCCTTCTTCTTGAGCGCCGCGCCTATTCTCCGATACTCGTCGAGCGTCTTCGGCGGTTCCGCCGCGCCGACCTCGGCGAACCATGACTTGCGGTAGTTGACGAGGGCCGGCGTGATGCAGTGGGGCAGCGCGAGCCAGCGGCGGCCGTCGCGCGCGGCGGCCTCCGACTGCGTGTAGAACTTGCCCTGGTCCCGCTCCTTCCAGTCGGCGAGGTCGGACATATCCGCGAGCGCGGACGCGTACAAGTGGGGCCAGTTGTGGAGCATCTGGACGACGTCGGGGCCGGAGCCCGACTGGATGGTGGCGGTGATGCGCGTCTGGAGGTCATTCTCGTTGATGGTCTCGAACGCGATCTCCATCTTCAGCTGCCTGCCGTACTCCGCCAGCTGGCGCCTGAGCTCGGCCTCGCCCTGCGGGATGAAATCCACGCGATAGAGGAGGTGCAGGCGCGTTGTCTGGGCGTAAGCGGGCGCCCGCCGGGACGCGAGGATCCCCACCAGCCCCGCGGCGCCGCTCCTGAGAAATCCCCTCCGGTTCACCATGCCAGGATCGAGGCTCAAACCCCGTGCTCCTCCTCGGCGAACCGGATGAGCGCCAGGACCAGGGCGATCACCACGGGACCGAGGATGATGCCGATGGCGCCGAATGTCGCGAGACCGCCGATCAGGCCGAGAAGCACAGGCAGCGTCGAGATCTGTGCCCGGCCCGAGACGACCAGCGGCCGGACGATATTGTCCACCAGGGAGACCACCACCAGGCCCCAGAAGGCGAGGAAGATCGCCGCACCGAGACGCCCGTGAGCGACGAGCACAATCGCTGCGGGGACCCATATCAGGGATGAGCCCACCAGCGGGATGAGCGCCGCTAGCGCGGCCAAAACACCGAAGACGACGGGAGACGGCAGGCCCGTGAACGCGAAGCTGAGGCCGACCAGCGTGCCTTGGCACACGGCCGTGAGGAGGGTCCCCAGGGCCACTGCCCGCGTCACGGCCGAGAGGTGGCCGACCAGGTGCTCCTTCCGCTCGGCGCTCAGCGGGATCAAGGTCAGGCCGCGCGTCACCACCTGCTCGCCGTCGCGCACGAAGAAGAATAGGAGGAAGAGGGTCAGGGTCACCTCGACGATCACGCCCAGCACGCCGGCGAAGAAAGCGCCGCTAGAGGCGACGAGGAGGATCAGCAGCGACCTGGAGCCTTGGATCGCCAAGCCCTGGATCTGCTCCGGCGACACGGATACGAACCCGCTGACCCAGTGGACGAGGCGGTCGAGGGCCGGCACCAGAAAGACGTCGCTCGCCTGGGCGATCTTGTACCGGTCGGCGAGTTCCTGGAGCTTGGCGACGAGCTCCGACGCCTGGCCGGCGAAGACGACCGCGGTGACGACGGCTGGAATCAGGACGAAAAGGGCCCCCGCCAGCGTCACGAGCAAGGCCGCGAGGCCCCGGCGCCCGCGGAAGGCGCGCGTGAGCCGTCGCGTGACGGGCGCCAGGAGAAACGCGAGGAGCCCCGCCCAGAGGATGGACTCGGAGAAGGGCTTGAGGATGCTCAGGAGAGCCAGCGCCAGCAGCGCGGCCGCGGTTAGCCAGAACACCCTCCCGTAGAAGCGGCTCTCGTCCTCCTGGGTCATGTGCGGGCTACTTCAGCTTGACCTCGATGCCCTCCCCCGCGAGCGTGAACTTGATGCCTGTCTGGGTGCTGGTCAGCTCCAGCACGACGCCGTTCTGGTTCCGGAGCGCGGCGACGCTCATGCCCCCGCCGACGGCCGCGCCTGCCTGTGCGGCGGCGTAGGTGCCCGCGAAGTCCTCGAGCTTCTCGAGGTGGAAGACCTTGCCGCGGGCGCTCACCTTGGAAACGCCCACGTCCACGACGCTGAGCCCCTTGACCGAGAAGGTATGGGTCTTGCCCTGGTAGCTGAGCTTGCCGTCGCCCCAGCTGACGCCGACGCCGAGCGCGACGGACTTGCTCTCGATCGTCACGGTGCCCGAGGGCTTGTCGTCCGCCGCCGCCCTCCCGCCGAAGCACACGAGCGCCGCCGCCACGACCCAGATCCATGCACGCGCCATCGTCAATCTCCTTGCCCGGCTCAAAATTTCACGGCCGCTGGAGTGTAACACGGGGCGCGGTATAGTAGCGGGCATGGCCACCTTCCCCCTCGCCCTCGACGGCGTCCGCGTGCTCGATCTCTCCCGCGTCATCGCCGGCCCCTGGTGCGGCGCTCTCCTGGCCGACCTCGGGGCCGACGTCATCAAGGTCGAGGACACGGTTGCCGGCGACGAGTCCCGCACCTGGCCGCCCCACAAGGACGGTGAAGCCGCGGCCTATCTCCTCTTCAACCGAAACAAGCGCGGCATGACGCTCGATCTCAAGGCCCCGGAGGCGGTGGAGATCGTCAAGGCCCTGGTCGGATCGTCGGACGTCCTCATCGAGAACTTCCGCACGGGCACCATGGAGGGCTTCGGCCTCGGTTACGAGGCGCTGGCGGTGATCAACCCGCGCCTGATCTACTGCTCAGTCTCGGCCTTCGGCCGCACGGGGCCGCGCAAGGACGCGCCGGGCTACGAGGCGCTCATGCAGGCCTTCTCCGGCATCATGTCCATCACCGGCGAGCCGGGCGGCCAGCCGGTGCGCGCTGGCGTGTCCTTCCTGGATCTCTCGACGGGCATACTCTGCGCCATGGGCGTCTGCGCCGCCCTGATCCAGCGGGAGCGCACGGGGCTCGGACAGCGGGTCGACGGCTCGCTGCTCGAGACCGCGGTGAGCCTGCTGGCCTTCCACGCCGAGGGCTATCTGCTGACGGGCGCCGTCCCGACGGCGCTCGGCTCCAGCCACCCGTCGCTCTCGCCCTACCGAAACTTCAAGTGCAAGGACGGCCAGTGGATCTTCATCGCCGCGGCCAACGACCGATTCTGGCTGAAGCTCGCGGGCGCGCTCGGCCTCGACGACCTGGCGGCCGACCCACGCTTCGCGGTCAACCAGCAGCGGGTCAAGAATCGCGTCGAGCTGGAGACGCTGCTGGAGCGGGTGATCGGCGAGCGCGACCGCGAGCCCCTCTTGAAGCTCCTGGCGGAGGCCGATGTCCCCGCCACGCCCGTCAACACCGTGGCCGAGGTGATGACCGACCCGCAGACGATCGAGCGCGGTATCGTCCAGAAGGTCGAGCACCCGACGCTCGGCGAGATCCTCGTGGTCGGAACGCCGCTCAAGTTCTCGCGGATGGCGCCGGGCGTGCGTCGCGCCGCGCCGCTCCGCGGCGAGCACACCGACCAGATCCTGGCCGAGTGCGGCCTGGCGCCTTCGAGGATCCGCGAGCTGCGCGACAAGAAAGTCGTCTTGTAACGGGAGGACACCCATGTTCGGTCTCCACAAGCTCTCGATGATCGCGAAGGATGATGCGCTTCCCGGCCGCGCCGCGGCCATGCCCGTGCCCGCGGGGCATTTCGTGAGCGGCGCGCGCCTCGAGCCGCCTTTCCCCGCCGGCACGGAGCTGGCGCTCTTCGGCATGGGCTGCTTCTGGGGCGAGGAGCGTGTGTTCTGGCAGGCCGGAGGCGTCTACTCGACCTCGGTCGGCTATGCGGGGGGCTTCACGCCCAACCCGACGTACGAGGAAGTCTGCAGCGGCATGACGGGCCATGCGGAAGTCGTGCGCGTGGTCTTCGACCCGGCGGCGATTTCCTACGACAGGCTGCTCCGCCTCTTCTGGGAGGGCCACGACCCGACGCAAGGCATGCGCCAAGGCAATGACACCGGCACCCAGTACCGCTCCGCCATCTACTGCTACGGCGAGGCCCAGCTCCGAGCCGCCCAGGCGTCGAAGGACGCGTATCAGCGGGCGCTGGGCAAGGCGGGCTACAAGGCGATCACGAGCGAGATCCGCGAGGCGCCCGACTTCTACTACGCGGAGGATTACCACCAGCAGTACCTCGCGAAGAACCCGCGGGGCTACTGCGGCATCGGCGGAACGGGCGTCAGCTGCCCGGCCGGGCTCACGACGGTCTAAGAGCCGAGAATACGGTTATCTGGGCCGTACGTGGATAAGGCGGGCATCGGCCCTGTAATGCCCGCCCGTCGTGTCATTGGATCACTTCGTCCGCCCGCCCCAGCACCGACGGCGGGATCGTCAGGCCGAGGGCCTTCGCGGCCTTGAGGTTAATCACCAGTTCGAACTTCGTCGGCTGCTCCACGGGCAGGTCGCCGGGCTTGGCGCCCTTGAGAATCTTGTCCACGTAGGTAGCGGCGCGCCGATACAAATCAGCAAAGTTCGCTCCATAGGCCATAAGCCCCCCGGCATCCACACCCTCCCTCCATGGGTACACTGCCGGCAGCCGGTGCTTTGCCGCCAGGTCCACGAGGCGTCTTCGTTCATTGGCGAACATGGCGCTTCCCAACACAGTCAGAGCACCCGCGCGCGCCCTAGTCATCTCCGAGAAGGCCCGGTCGAAATCGGCGGGCCCTCGCGCCTCAACGAATTGCAGCCGCACCCCCAGCGCCCGTGCCGCGACTTCTGCTCTCTTCAGCATGTCCTTGTCCGTTCGTTCGCCGAGGGCACCGGGCTGCCAGAGGACAGCGACCCGGGTGACTCCCGGAACGGCCTGCTTGAGCTGTTCCAGATTCTTGCCGACTAGCTCCGCAATGAGGTTGGACAACCCCGTGACATTGCCGCCCGGCTTCGCAAGGCTGGTGACGACCCCGCTCGTAACCGGATCGGCAGCACCAATGAAGACAATGGGGAGGGTCCTGGTCGCTTGCTTGGCGGCAAGGGCGGCGGGTGTGCCTCCTGCGGTCACGATGACATCAACCTTGAGTGCAACCAGTTCGGCCGCAAGAATGGGGAGCCGCTCGAACTTCCCCTCGGCAGATCGGGATTCGATCACGACGTTGCGGCCCTCGACGTAACCGAGGTCACGCAGTCCTTGACGGAAGGCCTCTGGCAGGTGGGGGCTAGCGGCCAGGTTGGTCGACAGGAAGCCTATTCGAGGCACTTTGGCCGCCTGCTGGGCCTGGGCCGCAACCGGGCTGAAGAGCCCACCGAGGAGAAGGGCGATGCTGAAGGCGAGCCTCAGCCCTATCATCTCGTCTCCGGGCCTTCGAACGTATTCCCGCGGCGCTCTCGGATTGGACCCACCTCCCTCTGGTCTCGTCCTCGAAGCCTAGAGCACGTATCAGCCGCGGCGAGCGACTGCGAGCCACCGGTCTGCTCCACTGCGGGGTTAGCCGCGCGAGAAGATCTACCGGTAAGCATCGCTGCGATGTCGCACCGCACTGATGTCCACGATTCGGCCACGGTCGTCGATGGAATAGACCACGCGATATTCACCGACGCGGATTCGCCAAAGATTGTCCCCGCCTTGAAGTTTCACGCAACCCGGTGGCCTCGGATTCGAGGCCAAGGCTTCAATATGCGCGATGATCCGTCGCGCCACTTGAGCCTGCAGCCGTTCGAGCTCCCGGCGGGCCGACCGCGCAAAGACAACAGAGTACTCAGCCACGCCGACGCCGCCGAGGGCGGCCGAGGACTCGCTTCTTTACGCTCTCCAGCGATTCGCGAGGCTCAGACGCGCGCTGCTTGGCCAGGGCGCGGTGGTAGAAGTCTTCCCACAACCGCCCCTGCTTCTTGAGATCGATCTGTACCGCCGTCTTGCGGCCGGAATTGTCGACCACGAACTGAACACCTTTCACCATCGCATCTCCTTCTGCGCCGAACGCTCAGTAGCTTGAACTGCGTTATCTCACTGCGTAGTACCGTATAGCACGACGAACGAGCCCGGCCGAGTTCCGTCGGCACCCGCGTTTCCGCGAACTTGCAGGGCACGCCTTCGGCAAGGCGCGCCAGCTCGATCCGAGCCAGTCGGAAGCCGCCGATTTGATCAGCCGCCTGCACGGCTGAGGGACCACTTGAGGGTGATGGGTGTCATCATGGTCGTGACCATGACCATGATGACGACGGCCGAGAAGAGGGCGTCGTCGATGACGCCCAGCCCCTTGCCGACGCTCGCGAAGATCAGCCCGACCTCGCCGCGCGGCACCATGCCGAGGCCCACCGAAAGCCGATCGGTCTTCCCCGCCGCCAGCCCGCAGACGACCTTGCCCGCCACGGCCGCGGCCGTCAGCGCGGCGGCCATGGCGAGCGTGCCGGGCCGCGAGAAGGTCGAGAGGTTGACCTGCATACCCATCAACAGGAAGAACACGGGCGCGAAGATCTGCTCGAGCGGCGCAACGAGCGCGTGCACCGTCTCATCGCGAGCGCCGTGCGCGCCCTCCCGCACGGGGAAGTGGGTGTCGCTCACGATGAGCCCGGCCGCGAAAGCGCCGACGATGGTCGCGAGCCCGATGCGGTTGGCGAGCCAGCCCATCAGGAAGGCCAGCGTCAGCGCGAAGAGGAGCCGTGTCTGGGTCGGTTCGAGCCGGCGGAAGCCGCTCGCCAACCGCCGCGCGATGCGATCGCCCAGGAAAACCACGGCCGCCATGAAGGCTGCGGACAGCAGGCTGATCCGTGCGACTTCGCCGAGGTGGACTCCGCCCGTGGCGACGACGCCCGCCACCACGGCCAGGACGATCAGGCCGAGGACGTCGTCGATGACGGCGGCGCTCAGGATGAGCTTGGCCTCCGGGGACTGAAGCCGCCGGAGGTCCTGGAAGACTCGCGCCGTGATACCGACGCTGGTCGCCGACAGCGTCGCGCCCACGAAGAGGTGCACGGCCGTCGGCGCGGCTGGCAGCAGGAGTGAGGTCGTCAGGAACCCTGCGGCAAACGGCGCGACGATGCCGACCACAGCCACGACGAGCGCCCTTGGACCGACACCGACCAGCTCCTCGACGCTCGACTCCATGCCGACCATGAAGAGCAGAAGCGTCACGCCGAGGTTGGACAGGAGCCAGATGACGAGCGTCATGACCGCCAACTGTCCGCCCTCGGGGCCGCCCAGGGCCTCCACGACGCGAGCGCCAACCGTACCGGGCCCGAGCTTGGTAGTCGGGAAAACCTTGGTCGCCGCCTCGGCGACAGTCACGGGCGAGTTCCACGCCATCGCCACGATCTTCCCGACGTCGTCGAAGTGCATGAGCAGGACGAAGAGCGGAGCGCCCAGCCAGTAACCGACATTGCCGATGATGACACCGATCACCAGCTCGCCGAGCACAGCGGGCTGCCCGACCAGGCCGGCGGCGCGCCGGCCGATGGCAGCGGCCAGAACCACGACCGCCAGCTCCAGCAGGATGGGCGCGAAGGGATCGGCATGCCCGCCCTCGCCACTCGCGGCATGGGCAGCGCCGGTCGCGAGCAATGCGAGAACCGCGCCGGTCACCCAAACGGAGCGGCGGCAGCCGGCCCGTCGTCCGCCGATCACGCTCCGTCCGGAGCGGGTGACACGTCGGCCGCGCCCGCCGTGCGTGACTCGAACTCCTTGGGCACGGGCCGGCCCGCGTCCGTGAACGCCTTGCGGATCGCCTCGACGTTGGGACCGAAGATGGTCTTGCGGTTGGCGCGGGCCCACTCGTTCGACCCGGCGACCGTGTCGAGCGAACCCTGGAAGCGCGGCATCACATAGCGCGCGAAGAGCTCGTAGCTCTTGAGCGTCTCCTCGCGGTTCGCCCATTCATTGGCGCGGAAGAGGAGCCCGCCGAAGCCGCCGCGAGAGAGATCCACCAGCCGCTCGATACCCTTGCTCACGGTATCGGGGGTGCCGACCAGCGTCGTGCCGGCGGCGACGCCTTCACGTAGCGGGTCGTCGGCGCGGCCCGGGGGCCGCCCCAGCGTCTCCTCGAAGTACGTCACGGTCTCGTGGCGCTCGCCAGCGTGCACCTGTCTGAGCGCCAGCTCATCGTCGTCGGCGACGTGGACGTTGACGACGAGCCGCCACTTCGCGCGGTCCATGGACGTGCCGTGCTTGGCCGCGGTCTCCTCGCCGATCCGCCAGTGCTCGGCGATGGCCTCGGGACCGCCGGGCAGCCCCGCGCCCAACGAGAGGACCCCAAGGCCGTGCTTGCCCGCGCTGATCATGCCCGCGGGCGTCATCACGCTCGCCACCGCGATGGGGAAGTGCGGGTCGGTGTACGGCGCCAGGTGCAGCCGCGCGTCGCGGAGCTCGAACCAGTCGGTCTTCATGGTCACGGGCCCGTCGCAGCGCAGGAGCGCCATGATGGCGTCGAGCGCCTCGTCCATTCGCACCCGCTGGGTCGTAGCCTCGATGCCCATCATGTAGGCGTCGGAGACGAGCGCGCCGGGGCCGCAGCCGAGCATCGCGCGCCCGCGCGTCATGTGGTCGAGCTGGACGAAGCGCTGGGCGACCAGGAAGGGATGGTGGTAGGGCAGGCTCGTGACGCCGGAGCCCAGCATGATGTGGCGCGTGCGCTCGGCGGCCGCGGCGATCATGATCTCGGGTGAGGCGATCAGCTCCCACCCCGCCGAGTGGTGCTCGCCGATCCAGACCTCGTCGAAGCCCAGGTGATCAAGCCACTCGA
The sequence above is drawn from the Candidatus Methylomirabilota bacterium genome and encodes:
- a CDS encoding AI-2E family transporter, whose amino-acid sequence is MTQEDESRFYGRVFWLTAAALLALALLSILKPFSESILWAGLLAFLLAPVTRRLTRAFRGRRGLAALLVTLAGALFVLIPAVVTAVVFAGQASELVAKLQELADRYKIAQASDVFLVPALDRLVHWVSGFVSVSPEQIQGLAIQGSRSLLILLVASSGAFFAGVLGVIVEVTLTLFLLFFFVRDGEQVVTRGLTLIPLSAERKEHLVGHLSAVTRAVALGTLLTAVCQGTLVGLSFAFTGLPSPVVFGVLAALAALIPLVGSSLIWVPAAIVLVAHGRLGAAIFLAFWGLVVVSLVDNIVRPLVVSGRAQISTLPVLLGLIGGLATFGAIGIILGPVVIALVLALIRFAEEEHGV
- a CDS encoding cation:proton antiporter, giving the protein MIGGRRAGCRRSVWVTGAVLALLATGAAHAASGEGGHADPFAPILLELAVVVLAAAIGRRAAGLVGQPAVLGELVIGVIIGNVGYWLGAPLFVLLMHFDDVGKIVAMAWNSPVTVAEAATKVFPTTKLGPGTVGARVVEALGGPEGGQLAVMTLVIWLLSNLGVTLLLFMVGMESSVEELVGVGPRALVVAVVGIVAPFAAGFLTTSLLLPAAPTAVHLFVGATLSATSVGITARVFQDLRRLQSPEAKLILSAAVIDDVLGLIVLAVVAGVVATGGVHLGEVARISLLSAAFMAAVVFLGDRIARRLASGFRRLEPTQTRLLFALTLAFLMGWLANRIGLATIVGAFAAGLIVSDTHFPVREGAHGARDETVHALVAPLEQIFAPVFFLLMGMQVNLSTFSRPGTLAMAAALTAAAVAGKVVCGLAAGKTDRLSVGLGMVPRGEVGLIFASVGKGLGVIDDALFSAVVIMVMVTTMMTPITLKWSLSRAGG
- a CDS encoding CoA transferase, whose protein sequence is MATFPLALDGVRVLDLSRVIAGPWCGALLADLGADVIKVEDTVAGDESRTWPPHKDGEAAAYLLFNRNKRGMTLDLKAPEAVEIVKALVGSSDVLIENFRTGTMEGFGLGYEALAVINPRLIYCSVSAFGRTGPRKDAPGYEALMQAFSGIMSITGEPGGQPVRAGVSFLDLSTGILCAMGVCAALIQRERTGLGQRVDGSLLETAVSLLAFHAEGYLLTGAVPTALGSSHPSLSPYRNFKCKDGQWIFIAAANDRFWLKLAGALGLDDLAADPRFAVNQQRVKNRVELETLLERVIGERDREPLLKLLAEADVPATPVNTVAEVMTDPQTIERGIVQKVEHPTLGEILVVGTPLKFSRMAPGVRRAAPLRGEHTDQILAECGLAPSRIRELRDKKVVL
- the msrA gene encoding peptide-methionine (S)-S-oxide reductase MsrA, giving the protein MFGLHKLSMIAKDDALPGRAAAMPVPAGHFVSGARLEPPFPAGTELALFGMGCFWGEERVFWQAGGVYSTSVGYAGGFTPNPTYEEVCSGMTGHAEVVRVVFDPAAISYDRLLRLFWEGHDPTQGMRQGNDTGTQYRSAIYCYGEAQLRAAQASKDAYQRALGKAGYKAITSEIREAPDFYYAEDYHQQYLAKNPRGYCGIGGTGVSCPAGLTTV
- a CDS encoding ABC transporter substrate-binding protein, translating into MPRIGFLSTNLAASPHLPEAFRQGLRDLGYVEGRNVVIESRSAEGKFERLPILAAELVALKVDVIVTAGGTPAALAAKQATRTLPIVFIGAADPVTSGVVTSLAKPGGNVTGLSNLIAELVGKNLEQLKQAVPGVTRVAVLWQPGALGERTDKDMLKRAEVAARALGVRLQFVEARGPADFDRAFSEMTRARAGALTVLGSAMFANERRRLVDLAAKHRLPAVYPWREGVDAGGLMAYGANFADLYRRAATYVDKILKGAKPGDLPVEQPTKFELVINLKAAKALGLTIPPSVLGRADEVIQ
- a CDS encoding LLM class flavin-dependent oxidoreductase, giving the protein MAHRGMKFGIFLAPFHRVGENPTLAIDRDMELIEWLDHLGFDEVWIGEHHSAGWELIASPEIMIAAAAERTRHIMLGSGVTSLPYHHPFLVAQRFVQLDHMTRGRAMLGCGPGALVSDAYMMGIEATTQRVRMDEALDAIMALLRCDGPVTMKTDWFELRDARLHLAPYTDPHFPIAVASVMTPAGMISAGKHGLGVLSLGAGLPGGPEAIAEHWRIGEETAAKHGTSMDRAKWRLVVNVHVADDDELALRQVHAGERHETVTYFEETLGRPPGRADDPLREGVAAGTTLVGTPDTVSKGIERLVDLSRGGFGGLLFRANEWANREETLKSYELFARYVMPRFQGSLDTVAGSNEWARANRKTIFGPNVEAIRKAFTDAGRPVPKEFESRTAGAADVSPAPDGA
- a CDS encoding type II toxin-antitoxin system RelE/ParE family toxin — protein: MAEYSVVFARSARRELERLQAQVARRIIAHIEALASNPRPPGCVKLQGGDNLWRIRVGEYRVVYSIDDRGRIVDISAVRHRSDAYR
- a CDS encoding DUF1134 domain-containing protein; the encoded protein is MARAWIWVVAAALVCFGGRAAADDKPSGTVTIESKSVALGVGVSWGDGKLSYQGKTHTFSVKGLSVVDVGVSKVSARGKVFHLEKLEDFAGTYAAAQAGAAVGGGMSVAALRNQNGVVLELTSTQTGIKFTLAGEGIEVKLK
- a CDS encoding extracellular solute-binding protein, encoding MSLDPGMVNRRGFLRSGAAGLVGILASRRAPAYAQTTRLHLLYRVDFIPQGEAELRRQLAEYGRQLKMEIAFETINENDLQTRITATIQSGSGPDVVQMLHNWPHLYASALADMSDLADWKERDQGKFYTQSEAAARDGRRWLALPHCITPALVNYRKSWFAEVGAAEPPKTLDEYRRIGAALKKKGKPFGQTLGHTVNDAPTWSYPLTWTFGGAETDTTGKKVVLNSRNTVEAVKWMTAFWKEACDEGGLAWDDTTNNRAFHSGEVSATLNGGSIYILARRRPDIKDEKGQPLWPDIAHFRYPDGPNGPTPTYHVTYSTTIMKQSKQQQAAKELVKWLHSKEQYTKWFELEGGYATGANAFWEGSPMWSQVDEAMRPFKTAARGSRALGYAGPPSAKATLVYTKYIITDMYAKAVQGMTAEDAVRWAEGELKRIYEA